A region from the candidate division WOR-3 bacterium genome encodes:
- a CDS encoding helix-hairpin-helix domain-containing protein, with protein MKKSEIIVLLLFIVSLVAINVYNYCRKERLKETYSVLIERGKIKLAINDIGAGELESLPGIGRVLARRIIDYRDQIGRFKSLEELKQVNGIGDKLYQKVYPYLKL; from the coding sequence ATGAAAAAAAGCGAAATTATTGTTCTGTTACTTTTTATCGTTTCTCTGGTTGCCATTAATGTGTACAATTACTGCAGAAAAGAGAGATTGAAGGAAACTTACTCCGTACTCATCGAGCGCGGTAAGATCAAACTGGCGATCAATGATATTGGAGCTGGTGAATTAGAGAGTCTGCCAGGCATCGGTCGCGTCCTTGCCAGGCGTATAATCGATTACCGTGATCAGATCGGGAGATTCAAGTCCCTCGAGGAGCTAAAACAGGTCAATGGTATCGGAGATAAGCTATATCAGAAAGTCTATCCCTACCTGAAACTGTAA
- a CDS encoding pyridoxal phosphate-dependent aminotransferase: MKSAKKVKGSRAPKPKLSKRAYAMPFSPIRKLTPLADEAKKKGIHVFHLNIGQPDIETPIEMFDAIAKFREKVLSYGPSGGLLDLRLAVADYYRRVGIDIDLDSVWITTGGSEAILFTLMSVCDPGDEVIVFEPFYTNYNGLATMAQVKLVPLTTKVENGFHLPTQSRIEAKITRKTRAILINTPNNPTGTVLTEEEMYILYKICKKHGLFLLSDEVYREFVYDGRIQISALSLPEIQDQVIVLDSISKRFSACGARVGCIINRSKKVMDEIIKFNQARLCPPTIEQVGAIAAYRNFDQYIKPVIVEYEHRRDFLFKGLQGIKGVYGHKPEGAFYTVLRLPVKDADRFCNWLLSDFHYKKKTVMLAPANGFYSSANKGVNEVRIAYVLKEADLKDALDVLNVALGSYKD; the protein is encoded by the coding sequence ATGAAATCAGCGAAAAAAGTAAAGGGATCCCGCGCGCCGAAACCAAAATTGTCGAAACGCGCGTATGCTATGCCTTTTTCTCCGATTCGCAAACTAACGCCATTGGCCGATGAAGCGAAAAAGAAGGGAATTCACGTATTCCACCTGAACATTGGTCAGCCGGACATTGAGACACCAATAGAGATGTTCGATGCAATCGCCAAATTCAGAGAGAAGGTGTTGAGTTATGGACCATCAGGCGGGTTACTCGATTTGCGGCTTGCCGTTGCGGATTACTATCGAAGGGTTGGCATCGATATCGATCTGGATAGTGTCTGGATCACGACCGGTGGTAGCGAAGCGATTCTGTTCACATTGATGTCCGTGTGTGACCCAGGAGATGAGGTCATTGTCTTTGAGCCCTTCTACACAAATTACAATGGACTGGCGACGATGGCCCAGGTCAAGCTTGTTCCTTTGACGACCAAGGTCGAAAACGGGTTCCATCTTCCCACACAATCGCGGATTGAGGCGAAGATCACGCGAAAGACACGGGCGATATTGATCAACACGCCGAATAACCCCACCGGAACCGTGCTGACCGAGGAGGAGATGTATATCCTGTACAAAATATGCAAGAAACACGGTCTCTTCCTGCTTTCGGATGAGGTTTACCGCGAATTTGTGTATGATGGACGTATCCAGATAAGCGCTTTGTCGCTGCCTGAAATACAGGACCAGGTTATTGTGCTCGATTCCATATCCAAGCGTTTTTCAGCCTGCGGTGCCCGCGTTGGTTGTATCATCAATCGCAGCAAGAAGGTAATGGATGAGATAATAAAATTCAATCAGGCAAGACTCTGTCCACCGACTATCGAGCAGGTGGGTGCGATTGCCGCCTACAGGAATTTTGACCAATACATTAAACCGGTAATCGTTGAGTATGAACATCGCAGGGATTTTCTTTTCAAAGGGTTACAGGGAATAAAGGGAGTCTACGGGCACAAACCAGAGGGTGCCTTCTATACGGTGTTGAGATTGCCTGTGAAGGATGCCGATAGGTTCTGCAACTGGTTACTTAGTGATTTTCACTATAAGAAGAAGACAGTGATGCTTGCCCCGGCGAATGGATTTTATTCTTCTGCTAACAAGGGAGTTAATGAGGTCCGCATTGCCTACGTGCTCAAAGAAGCTGATTTGAAAGATGCGCTTGACGTCCTCAACGTTGCCCTTGGATCTTACAAGGATTGA
- a CDS encoding glycosyltransferase family 4 protein, translating into MKILMVTETYYPLIGGIPDHISHLADELRERGHVVKILTARFGWDHQATDEDIVRIGRGIPIRANKSFARLTLGWRPSNKVKQFLEDYQPDVIHVHGSLAPMLPILAIRHSKAKTIATFHAGHRKSIGYMLFRPLLMPYFRKFDRLVAVSKTAEFAMSKYFSGDYKIIPNGIDTDGFNPKGPFIEQFANNRKKILYMNRLEPKKGLPHLLRALYHIKREIPDVLLIVAGSGPFAKYYRDMVDDTIMDNVVFVGKIPGRPVSLRASYYRSCDIFCAPSIGHESFGIVLLEAMACAKPVVASHIDGFIHVLEHGKEGLFFPSKDDKALAAATIKILKDPGLAEQMGKAGRKKALAYSWRKVAVDVEHLYERLRRNDTG; encoded by the coding sequence ATGAAGATATTGATGGTCACGGAGACATATTATCCCTTGATAGGCGGCATCCCCGATCATATCTCGCATCTTGCCGACGAGTTGCGGGAACGCGGACACGTGGTCAAAATCCTTACCGCTCGCTTCGGCTGGGATCATCAAGCAACCGACGAGGATATTGTAAGAATCGGGCGGGGGATACCGATTCGCGCCAATAAATCTTTTGCGCGGCTTACCCTTGGTTGGAGACCTTCGAATAAGGTGAAGCAGTTCCTGGAGGATTATCAACCCGATGTCATACACGTTCATGGTTCCCTGGCACCGATGTTACCGATTCTGGCTATCAGGCATTCAAAAGCAAAGACTATCGCCACATTTCATGCCGGGCATAGAAAATCAATTGGTTACATGCTCTTTCGACCACTGCTCATGCCTTATTTCAGGAAATTCGACCGTCTGGTTGCTGTTTCCAAGACAGCCGAATTTGCGATGAGCAAGTATTTCAGCGGTGATTACAAGATAATACCTAATGGTATCGATACGGATGGTTTCAATCCGAAAGGCCCGTTCATCGAGCAATTTGCGAATAACCGAAAAAAGATTTTGTACATGAACCGCCTCGAACCAAAAAAGGGATTACCGCATCTTTTGCGGGCTTTGTACCACATAAAGCGGGAGATCCCAGACGTTCTGCTCATAGTGGCTGGGTCAGGGCCGTTCGCCAAGTACTACAGGGATATGGTTGACGATACCATAATGGATAATGTAGTATTTGTTGGTAAGATTCCCGGGAGACCGGTTTCGTTAAGGGCGTCCTACTACCGAAGTTGTGATATATTCTGCGCACCATCCATCGGCCATGAGAGTTTCGGCATAGTACTTTTGGAGGCGATGGCTTGTGCAAAACCAGTAGTCGCCTCACACATTGATGGGTTCATACACGTGCTGGAACACGGAAAAGAAGGATTATTCTTCCCTTCGAAGGATGACAAGGCGCTGGCGGCGGCGACAATAAAGATTCTTAAAGACCCGGGCCTTGCAGAACAAATGGGTAAAGCAGGAAGGAAGAAAGCGCTGGCATACTCGTGGAGGAAAGTGGCCGTAGACGTTGAACATCTCTATGAGAGACTCAGAAGAAATGACACCGGGTGA
- a CDS encoding leucyl aminopeptidase — translation MKISILTKSIIDFKGDAIILSIFEGKKSPHGTTGAVDKTLKGLISRLITDRELTGQVGEVTVLHECPKLHARKIILVGIGKPEELTYETIRRAAGAAAKKARKINAKRIGTVVHGAGIGGMDISRAAQSLVEGTCLALYNFSAYKESSDRHQIKDFVIAEEDPSNAKQIKSTIKSGQILANAQNAARDLINEPANVLTPEKMHESIQKLIRDWGLGGIIKCQCLDKTAMRKMGMGALLAVGQGSSHEPRFIVLRIASARKPLVTLIGKTVTFDSGGISIKQSGGMGAMKSDMAGGAVVVGTTLALAKLGTSTNLMTIIPAVENMPSGSAFRPGDVVRAMNGKTVEIVSTDAEGRLTLADALVYAERKKAKLIIDIATLTGGCVVALGEKIAGLMGNNKAMSDKLIRVSERTGEPLWPLPLYEGYVELLKSDVADLKNSGGRYASAITAGIFLKAFVEKAKWLHIDVAGTELTDKESDYTPPGGTGFGVRTLYEFLASM, via the coding sequence ATGAAAATAAGCATACTTACCAAATCAATTATTGATTTCAAAGGTGATGCCATTATCCTCAGTATTTTTGAAGGTAAGAAATCACCACATGGCACAACAGGCGCCGTGGATAAAACACTTAAAGGATTGATATCGAGACTCATCACAGACCGTGAACTGACCGGCCAGGTTGGTGAGGTGACGGTACTGCATGAATGCCCTAAACTTCACGCGAGGAAAATAATCCTCGTCGGGATTGGCAAGCCAGAAGAACTCACTTACGAGACCATTAGAAGAGCAGCCGGAGCCGCGGCTAAAAAAGCAAGAAAAATCAACGCTAAGCGTATCGGAACGGTCGTTCATGGCGCTGGTATCGGTGGCATGGATATATCGAGAGCGGCACAGTCACTGGTTGAAGGAACATGCCTTGCACTATACAATTTCAGCGCGTATAAGGAATCCTCAGATCGACATCAGATAAAAGATTTTGTGATCGCAGAGGAAGATCCATCAAATGCAAAGCAAATAAAGAGTACAATCAAGTCGGGACAAATCCTTGCCAATGCCCAAAACGCCGCCCGCGACCTGATCAATGAACCGGCAAACGTCCTCACGCCGGAGAAAATGCACGAGTCCATTCAGAAACTGATAAGGGATTGGGGACTCGGAGGGATAATAAAGTGCCAGTGCCTGGACAAAACCGCGATGCGGAAAATGGGCATGGGCGCCCTGCTGGCGGTTGGACAAGGCAGCTCACATGAACCCCGATTCATCGTTTTAAGGATTGCTTCTGCACGCAAACCATTGGTTACATTGATCGGAAAGACGGTCACATTTGATTCCGGTGGAATATCCATAAAACAATCAGGGGGAATGGGCGCGATGAAAAGCGACATGGCAGGTGGCGCCGTGGTTGTTGGCACTACCCTCGCCCTTGCGAAGCTGGGCACGAGCACTAACCTGATGACGATCATTCCGGCAGTCGAGAATATGCCCTCGGGCTCGGCCTTTCGTCCGGGCGATGTGGTTCGTGCAATGAACGGTAAGACGGTAGAAATCGTCAGTACTGATGCCGAAGGCAGATTGACTCTCGCCGATGCTCTCGTCTACGCTGAAAGGAAAAAGGCAAAGCTCATTATCGATATAGCGACCCTGACAGGAGGATGTGTGGTCGCGTTGGGTGAAAAAATTGCCGGTTTGATGGGTAACAACAAAGCGATGAGCGATAAACTAATCAGAGTCTCCGAGCGAACCGGTGAACCGCTGTGGCCTTTGCCGCTTTATGAAGGCTACGTCGAATTGCTGAAGAGCGATGTCGCCGATCTCAAAAATTCAGGCGGTCGTTATGCCTCGGCCATAACCGCTGGAATATTCCTCAAAGCCTTTGTGGAAAAAGCTAAATGGCTGCATATAGATGTTGCTGGGACAGAGCTTACAGACAAAGAGAGCGATTATACACCGCCCGGAGGGACTGGGTTTGGCGTCCGCACGCTTTACGAATTTCTCGCCAGCATGTAA
- a CDS encoding M28 family peptidase, with amino-acid sequence MDEHKFLIRVARCHLLLIGLLQVLPLFYVHAKHPYDHFTAFCSIGERAPGTAGHIRARDFIIGNLKNPEVDTFRVLGTDYFNIYKRFLGNGPRIAFAAHWDSDVGCPGANDGGSGVAILLSLADTLAKDRPGHGVDLLFFDGEDVEAAELLGSKHFAASCIVNYDYVIVLDMVGDKDLQVFQEGNSKKFFPAFVDSIWEIGQLLAPDIFIPLVKYYIVDDHISLIKYGIRSIDVIDFDYPYWDTADDTVDKCNQQSLDTIYHFVLHLIYERSVY; translated from the coding sequence ATGGACGAACATAAATTTCTGATACGAGTTGCTCGCTGTCATCTGCTGTTGATTGGTTTGTTACAGGTTTTACCTCTCTTTTATGTTCATGCAAAGCATCCTTACGACCATTTCACCGCATTCTGTAGCATAGGTGAACGTGCGCCTGGGACTGCTGGTCATATCAGGGCGCGGGATTTCATTATCGGAAATTTGAAGAATCCGGAGGTCGATACATTCCGGGTGTTAGGCACAGATTACTTCAATATCTACAAGCGGTTTCTTGGAAATGGTCCCCGTATCGCTTTCGCCGCTCACTGGGATTCTGACGTAGGGTGTCCGGGTGCCAATGACGGTGGCTCGGGTGTGGCAATACTACTCAGCCTGGCCGATACTCTGGCAAAGGATCGGCCGGGACACGGTGTTGACCTTCTCTTCTTCGACGGTGAAGATGTGGAAGCGGCCGAACTACTTGGCTCAAAACACTTTGCCGCCAGTTGTATTGTCAACTATGACTACGTCATAGTGCTCGATATGGTCGGCGATAAGGACCTGCAGGTATTCCAGGAAGGTAATTCAAAGAAATTCTTTCCAGCCTTTGTGGATTCGATATGGGAGATAGGGCAGTTGCTTGCGCCGGACATCTTCATTCCGCTCGTGAAGTATTACATCGTCGACGACCATATTTCTCTCATTAAGTACGGCATCAGGTCGATCGATGTGATCGATTTTGATTATCCTTACTGGGATACGGCGGATGATACGGTGGATAAATGCAACCAGCAAAGTCTCGACACGATCTACCATTTTGTATTGCATCTGATTTACGAGCGTTCTGTATATTGA
- the dut gene encoding dUTP diphosphatase, producing the protein MSKIVVKITGDFVPQYQSEQAAGCDLHACIAEDVVIKPQEYCTIPTGIKVEIPEGYEAQVRPRSGLASAHGIGILNTPGTIDADYRGEIKVILFNFGKMPFRIKNRDRIAQLVFNKIEHVSFEIVEDLERTGRQEGGFGHTGRQ; encoded by the coding sequence ATGAGCAAAATAGTGGTGAAGATAACAGGTGATTTTGTTCCACAGTATCAAAGCGAACAGGCGGCGGGTTGCGACCTTCACGCCTGTATAGCTGAGGATGTCGTGATAAAGCCACAGGAATATTGTACCATCCCGACCGGCATAAAAGTAGAAATTCCCGAAGGCTATGAGGCTCAGGTCAGGCCGAGAAGCGGCCTCGCGTCAGCTCACGGCATTGGCATTTTGAATACGCCGGGTACAATTGACGCTGACTACCGAGGCGAAATAAAGGTGATATTATTCAACTTTGGCAAAATGCCGTTCAGGATAAAGAACAGAGATCGCATTGCTCAATTGGTGTTCAACAAGATCGAGCATGTTTCGTTTGAAATAGTAGAGGATCTTGAGAGAACGGGAAGGCAGGAAGGTGGATTTGGCCACACCGGGAGGCAATGA
- a CDS encoding lysophospholipid acyltransferase family protein produces the protein MNLQLQLRRFGVSALRIIPLSFADSIATLLGFLFYCILKQRRRYIEHNLRHIFFDKPVEPKQFNRYVRNTFVNYGRHMVDFLRLGFMSGEDFSVEMIGIENAFEALKLNRGCALLTLHLGNWDYAGAYLATRGLPISALVEDIDPAMLDLYTEHRERTGMKTFPVSRSAFAFVNTIRSNRIMAILGDRDVVGNGIPVPFFSGVRKVPRGLGEIIIKKQLPVVFGYMVFHPLRKRRYLGLIEPPVFFAGGVEEFNRHIVRKFEEFIRLYPDQWIVFHPEWVDEMRA, from the coding sequence ATGAATTTGCAGCTCCAACTGCGCAGGTTTGGCGTTTCTGCGTTAAGAATAATCCCTCTAAGTTTTGCTGACAGCATTGCCACCCTGCTCGGCTTTTTGTTCTATTGCATCTTGAAACAAAGGCGTCGTTACATTGAACACAATTTACGTCACATTTTTTTCGATAAGCCTGTTGAGCCTAAGCAATTCAACAGGTATGTCAGGAATACATTTGTGAACTATGGACGTCATATGGTCGACTTTCTCCGGCTTGGGTTCATGAGCGGGGAAGACTTTAGTGTCGAGATGATTGGTATCGAAAATGCCTTTGAGGCCTTAAAGCTGAACCGGGGCTGTGCTTTACTGACCCTGCATCTCGGTAACTGGGATTACGCAGGCGCCTACCTTGCAACGCGTGGCCTTCCGATTTCTGCACTGGTCGAAGACATCGACCCGGCTATGTTAGATCTATATACGGAACATCGCGAGCGAACTGGGATGAAGACTTTTCCTGTTTCGAGGTCGGCCTTCGCATTCGTCAATACGATCAGAAGCAACCGTATCATGGCAATACTCGGCGATCGTGACGTGGTGGGAAATGGCATCCCTGTGCCGTTCTTTTCGGGTGTGCGGAAGGTACCCAGGGGCCTTGGCGAGATAATTATCAAGAAGCAACTGCCGGTCGTGTTCGGTTACATGGTTTTTCATCCCCTCAGGAAGCGGCGCTACCTGGGGCTCATCGAGCCGCCGGTTTTTTTTGCTGGTGGGGTTGAGGAATTCAACAGACATATTGTGAGGAAATTTGAAGAATTTATCAGACTGTATCCTGACCAGTGGATTGTTTTTCACCCCGAATGGGTGGACGAGATGAGGGCATGA